The following proteins come from a genomic window of Gimesia chilikensis:
- a CDS encoding DUF1559 domain-containing protein, giving the protein MQRWISVIVVLMLIVLVIGLTMPAVEQTRQEARRSHSKYNLKQIGLAVHNYHDAHKCLPPGGVIREDDVALHGWITMLLPYFDQNDDYLRINYQVPWDQDRNRAVLEQSRSLFLIPGNFSRFTSQGYGLTNYLGNPNLLYRNSNVTFEQMSNGTSHTWLAGEVAGNFQPWGYPFNWRPLGTKLCDGPNSFGHPPWQGGHLLFADGSVTFFSENTSDVILEKFAAAPPVPTAEQTQVPDRTFETGGFSWNNQSLQSDPQAEQLYYVHVLSGQTDQPLRIEVYSKINLEQVPDLPKLRGPDFLFVVDKNTDIAEALQATSLPKSASPEQLQHNAELLKNLQERLPE; this is encoded by the coding sequence ATGCAGCGTTGGATTTCAGTAATCGTCGTTCTGATGTTAATCGTCCTAGTGATCGGCCTGACGATGCCTGCGGTGGAGCAGACCAGGCAAGAGGCGCGCAGGTCTCATTCGAAATATAACCTGAAGCAGATTGGCCTGGCGGTGCACAATTATCATGACGCACACAAGTGCCTGCCCCCCGGTGGTGTCATTCGAGAGGACGACGTCGCACTGCACGGCTGGATTACGATGCTTCTGCCTTACTTTGATCAGAATGACGATTACTTAAGAATCAACTATCAGGTTCCCTGGGATCAGGATAGAAACAGAGCTGTTTTGGAACAATCTCGATCCCTGTTTCTGATTCCCGGAAACTTTTCGCGGTTCACGAGTCAGGGGTACGGCCTGACCAACTACCTGGGAAATCCCAATCTGCTGTATCGCAACAGCAATGTCACCTTCGAGCAGATGTCGAATGGTACCTCGCATACCTGGCTGGCGGGAGAAGTGGCCGGCAACTTCCAGCCCTGGGGCTATCCTTTCAACTGGCGACCGCTGGGAACGAAACTCTGTGACGGACCGAATAGCTTCGGCCATCCCCCCTGGCAGGGCGGACATCTGTTGTTTGCCGATGGGAGTGTCACGTTCTTTTCAGAAAACACCTCCGATGTGATTCTCGAGAAATTCGCCGCTGCTCCACCTGTGCCCACTGCCGAACAGACACAAGTCCCGGACAGAACCTTTGAAACGGGCGGCTTCTCCTGGAACAATCAGTCCTTACAGTCAGATCCCCAGGCGGAACAGCTGTACTACGTGCACGTACTGAGTGGGCAAACCGATCAGCCACTCAGGATAGAAGTCTATTCAAAGATCAACCTGGAACAGGTGCCGGATTTACCAAAGCTCCGCGGCCCCGACTTTCTCTTTGTGGTTGATAAGAACACCGACATCGCTGAGGCGCTTCAAGCCACATCACTGCCGAAGTCTGCCTCCCCCGAACAGTTACAACACAATGCAGAGCTTTTGAAGAACCTGCAGGAACGACTACCGGAATAG
- a CDS encoding DUF1559 domain-containing protein, with the protein MQRWISISVVLFLIVLVFGLLVPAVQQAREAARRSTAKNILKQIGVAVDAYASTHRCLPSGGVIREDGTATQGWMTMYLPYLDASPDYSQLSLDEPWLSAANRTVIETVRPQYLNPEVRSNYTSTGFGLTHYLGNPHLYYRNSSVTFDQMERGTTHTWVTGDVAGEFQPWAYPFNWRPLGTQLCAGPGSFGCPNWEGGHLLFADGKVLFFSEETSPEILKQLAAAPPVPASEQMAVPDKRFETGVYHWEHVPLESQPENEHRFYAEVLKKAGEPLLIDLFAVENLSDSEWEEVMEKERSFPDTLLIQRIDKTTDLSQVLSGSMLKQAASAQQMQENLKLLKTLQKQMP; encoded by the coding sequence ATGCAGCGCTGGATTTCAATAAGCGTCGTTCTGTTCCTGATTGTCCTGGTGTTCGGTTTGCTGGTTCCAGCGGTACAGCAGGCACGCGAAGCGGCACGCAGATCGACTGCGAAGAACATCCTGAAACAGATCGGCGTGGCTGTAGATGCCTATGCAAGCACACATCGCTGTTTGCCTTCCGGGGGAGTGATTCGCGAGGATGGCACCGCCACGCAGGGCTGGATGACGATGTATCTTCCCTATCTGGATGCGAGTCCGGATTATTCTCAGCTTAGTCTGGACGAGCCCTGGTTGAGTGCAGCCAATCGAACTGTGATTGAAACCGTACGGCCTCAATATTTGAATCCAGAAGTCAGGTCGAACTATACAAGTACCGGCTTTGGTCTGACGCATTACCTGGGCAATCCGCATCTCTATTACCGCAACAGCAGTGTCACTTTCGATCAGATGGAGCGGGGCACCACGCATACTTGGGTGACTGGAGATGTGGCTGGTGAATTTCAACCATGGGCTTATCCGTTTAACTGGCGTCCTCTGGGAACTCAACTGTGTGCAGGACCGGGAAGTTTCGGCTGCCCAAACTGGGAAGGCGGTCATCTGCTCTTTGCCGATGGCAAAGTCCTGTTCTTTTCTGAAGAGACTTCGCCGGAAATTCTCAAGCAGTTGGCTGCAGCTCCACCCGTGCCAGCGTCGGAGCAAATGGCAGTCCCCGATAAACGCTTTGAGACGGGAGTCTATCATTGGGAACATGTTCCGCTGGAGAGTCAACCAGAGAACGAACATCGTTTTTACGCTGAAGTTCTGAAGAAAGCCGGGGAACCACTGCTGATCGACCTGTTTGCAGTTGAGAATCTGTCAGACAGTGAATGGGAGGAAGTGATGGAAAAGGAAAGGAGCTTTCCAGATACCCTGCTGATACAGAGAATCGACAAGACCACCGACCTTTCTCAGGTTCTGTCAGGATCGATGCTGAAGCAGGCGGCCAGTGCGCAGCAGATGCAGGAGAATCTCAAGTTGCTCAAGACGCTCCAGAAACAGATGCCTTAG
- a CDS encoding RluA family pseudouridine synthase has protein sequence MSDELSSPPELSTEPIEITVEARAHGWRIDHYLCRLYPNYTRVLFQKAIKQEAVLVNGLPVKAARRMRVNDRVSVRLPELPDNQLPPEDIPLDIIYEDDFIAVINKPSDMIVHPGKGNYAGTLAGALQHHFDQLSDVAGQFRPGIVHRLDRNTSGLLVVAKDNQVHARLSAQFEKREVQKEYRAIVWGRMEFDTDYIETFMCVHPRHREKMIVCDEGGNARDAFTYYEAIQRYKAFTYVRLKPRTGRTHQLRVHMQHIGHSIVADRVYGGRITLKMKDLSVQAEADAAELESDILIERQALHAYRLEFSHPHSGKPMQFEAPLPEDMQQTLAALDQYQKEN, from the coding sequence ATGTCTGACGAACTTTCGTCACCGCCGGAACTTTCCACCGAGCCGATCGAAATTACTGTCGAGGCACGCGCTCATGGCTGGCGGATAGATCATTATCTCTGTCGCCTGTATCCGAATTACACCCGCGTCTTATTCCAGAAAGCGATCAAGCAGGAGGCGGTGCTGGTCAACGGCTTGCCCGTCAAAGCCGCCCGCCGCATGCGGGTCAATGACCGGGTCTCGGTTCGCCTGCCTGAACTGCCCGATAATCAGCTTCCCCCGGAAGACATTCCGCTGGATATCATTTACGAAGACGACTTTATCGCCGTCATCAATAAGCCTTCGGATATGATCGTCCATCCTGGCAAAGGCAACTATGCGGGAACACTGGCAGGAGCCCTGCAGCATCACTTCGATCAGCTCAGCGATGTCGCCGGACAGTTTCGTCCCGGAATCGTCCATCGTCTCGACCGGAATACCAGCGGTCTGCTGGTTGTCGCCAAGGATAACCAGGTTCACGCCCGTCTGAGCGCCCAGTTCGAAAAGCGGGAAGTTCAGAAGGAATACCGGGCGATTGTCTGGGGACGCATGGAATTCGACACCGATTACATCGAGACGTTCATGTGTGTGCATCCCCGACACCGGGAGAAAATGATCGTCTGTGATGAAGGGGGCAATGCCCGCGACGCGTTCACTTATTACGAAGCGATTCAGCGTTATAAGGCCTTTACCTACGTGCGACTCAAACCCCGCACCGGGCGCACCCACCAACTGCGGGTGCATATGCAGCATATTGGCCATTCCATCGTGGCAGACCGCGTGTATGGCGGCCGGATCACTCTGAAAATGAAAGATCTGAGCGTGCAGGCCGAGGCTGACGCCGCGGAGCTGGAAAGCGACATTCTGATCGAACGACAGGCCCTGCATGCCTATCGTCTGGAATTTAGTCATCCGCACAGTGGAAAACCGATGCAGTTTGAGGCACCATTACCAGAAGATATGCAACAGACCTTAGCCGCCCTGGACCAGTATCAGAAGGAAAATTGA
- a CDS encoding fumarylacetoacetate hydrolase family protein — MKLAKVLLSNGERHVAIVEANGVQLLDLSQVDNIHRLSDILHSADPAGLAKFLIDKELPPVPFNQLEFLAPVDYQEVWAAGVTYKRSQVARMEESETAASHYDQVYTADRPELFFKATPNRVCGPNQPVRVRFDSQWSVPEPELALIVSPDQKLVGYTVGNDMSARDIEGENPLYLPQAKFYKQCCGLGPCVLLHESPLDREATRIILTIERDGEEVFRGDTSVAEMARGLEDLISWLVKENDFPSGAILLTGTGIVPPDEFTLEDRDIVSIEITGIGTLINPVVKDSAP, encoded by the coding sequence ATGAAGCTCGCGAAAGTGCTATTGTCAAACGGGGAACGTCATGTCGCCATCGTGGAAGCAAACGGAGTGCAGCTGCTGGATCTGTCACAGGTCGACAACATCCACCGTCTGTCGGACATCCTGCATTCCGCCGATCCGGCAGGACTGGCCAAATTCCTGATCGACAAAGAGCTGCCGCCCGTCCCCTTCAATCAGCTGGAGTTCCTGGCCCCCGTTGATTACCAGGAAGTCTGGGCCGCCGGGGTGACCTACAAGCGCAGCCAGGTGGCGCGGATGGAAGAATCCGAAACAGCCGCTTCGCATTACGACCAGGTCTACACCGCAGATCGTCCCGAGCTCTTTTTCAAAGCAACTCCGAACCGGGTCTGTGGTCCGAATCAGCCGGTCCGTGTCCGCTTTGACAGTCAGTGGTCTGTACCCGAACCCGAGCTGGCTCTGATCGTCTCTCCCGATCAGAAACTGGTGGGTTACACGGTGGGCAACGATATGTCCGCCCGTGATATCGAAGGCGAAAACCCGCTTTATCTGCCACAGGCGAAATTCTACAAACAGTGTTGCGGCCTGGGTCCCTGTGTCCTGTTGCACGAGAGTCCCCTGGATCGTGAAGCCACCAGGATCATTCTGACCATCGAACGGGATGGCGAAGAAGTCTTCCGCGGCGATACGTCCGTCGCAGAAATGGCCCGTGGACTGGAAGATCTCATCAGCTGGCTCGTGAAAGAGAATGATTTCCCCAGCGGTGCGATTCTGCTTACCGGAACCGGCATTGTTCCGCCGGACGAATTCACTCTCGAAGATCGGGACATCGTCTCCATCGAGATCACCGGTATCGGGACGCTGATCAATCCAGTTGTGAAAGATTCAGCTCCTTAG
- a CDS encoding carbohydrate kinase family protein: protein MKYDVVGLGTVVVDHLVLLAQHPPQDAKTNIISDAYQVGGPVPTAQVVLSRLGKQCAFLGSWGDDQYGPLIAQDLATEQLNLDASRLLPGTRSGYAQVWIDEQASTRTIACYRPEHWLQPEDLDRQIIQQARFLHLDGWPQETCLQAAQIAREAGVTVCLDAGSLKPGMETLIPYLNVMNCPRRFLSEYLQTDDVLAGGRALLDQGPELVTVTDGVRGAWLFTEEGCLHCAALPVLSLDTTGAGDVFSGALLYGLLEDWPRERVLKFACVTAALKCERLGNRDALPSLAEIEAALQTKELNLSQLD from the coding sequence ATGAAATATGATGTCGTCGGTCTGGGAACCGTTGTGGTGGACCACCTGGTTCTGCTGGCACAACACCCGCCCCAGGATGCGAAAACCAATATTATCAGCGACGCCTACCAGGTAGGCGGACCGGTGCCGACGGCGCAGGTTGTGCTCAGTCGCCTGGGAAAACAGTGCGCCTTTCTCGGCAGTTGGGGCGACGATCAATACGGGCCCCTGATAGCGCAGGACCTGGCAACAGAGCAACTGAACCTCGACGCCAGTCGTCTGCTCCCCGGGACCCGCTCGGGATATGCCCAGGTCTGGATCGACGAACAGGCAAGCACGCGGACGATCGCCTGCTATCGTCCCGAACACTGGCTGCAACCGGAAGATCTGGATCGACAAATCATTCAGCAGGCCCGCTTCCTGCACCTGGATGGCTGGCCTCAGGAAACGTGTCTGCAAGCAGCGCAGATCGCCCGGGAAGCCGGCGTGACCGTCTGTCTCGATGCCGGATCTCTTAAGCCGGGGATGGAGACGCTGATCCCTTACCTGAATGTCATGAACTGCCCCCGCCGGTTTCTCAGCGAGTATCTGCAGACCGACGATGTGCTGGCAGGTGGCAGAGCACTGCTGGACCAGGGACCGGAGCTGGTCACAGTGACCGATGGAGTGCGCGGCGCGTGGTTATTCACTGAGGAAGGCTGTCTGCACTGCGCGGCACTCCCCGTGCTTTCTCTGGATACCACGGGGGCCGGCGATGTCTTCAGCGGTGCCCTGCTCTATGGCTTGCTTGAGGACTGGCCGCGGGAGCGGGTGCTGAAGTTCGCCTGTGTCACCGCAGCGTTGAAATGCGAACGCCTGGGCAATCGGGATGCACTGCCGTCCCTCGCGGAAATCGAAGCCGCCCTGCAGACTAAGGAGCTGAATCTTTCACAACTGGATTGA
- a CDS encoding GNAT family N-acetyltransferase — protein MMQIIEADLSEPRNAAAVVTLLNSYACSPEGAGKPLTQTVQENLAPCLHQRNDAVVVLAFDEETPVGLIICIEGFSSFACQPLLNIHDVYVAPEFRGTGLAGQLFEFVEQIARARGCCKLTLEVLEGNQRAQAAYRKFGFNGYELDPQMGRALFWEKKL, from the coding sequence CTGATGCAGATTATCGAAGCCGACTTGAGTGAACCCCGTAACGCCGCGGCGGTGGTGACTCTGCTCAACAGTTACGCCTGTTCGCCGGAAGGGGCCGGCAAACCGTTGACACAAACGGTGCAGGAGAATCTGGCTCCGTGTCTGCATCAGCGTAACGATGCGGTGGTCGTCCTCGCGTTTGACGAAGAGACACCCGTCGGCCTGATTATCTGCATTGAAGGATTCTCCTCGTTCGCCTGTCAGCCCTTACTGAATATTCACGATGTGTATGTTGCCCCGGAGTTTCGCGGCACCGGTCTGGCTGGACAGCTGTTTGAATTCGTCGAACAGATCGCCCGGGCACGGGGCTGCTGTAAACTCACCCTGGAAGTGCTGGAAGGAAATCAGCGAGCCCAGGCGGCTTACCGTAAATTCGGTTTCAACGGCTACGAACTGGATCCTCAAATGGGACGCGCGCTGTTCTGGGAAAAGAAGCTCTAA
- a CDS encoding HisA/HisF-related TIM barrel protein has product MKIIPVLDILNQTVVRGVAGERDLYQPLQSNLTDSSDPLELARAIRAELRLSEFYVADLDAILHQRQNRELYQGLLAEGFTFLLDCGLRTTADCEDLQEYPGINIVAGLETLAGPEELAALVDQWGSERTVFSLDLKQGQPVVSAAAGNPFAELTNPLDVAELAREQGVSQMILLDLAQVGTGQGTGTEELCQTLHARYPELTLITGGGIRNAAELQAQAALGAEGVLVASALHDGRLGRDTVLSLS; this is encoded by the coding sequence ATGAAAATCATTCCGGTACTGGACATTCTGAATCAAACCGTGGTGCGGGGAGTGGCGGGAGAACGCGATCTGTATCAACCCCTCCAGAGCAATCTGACTGACTCCAGTGATCCGCTCGAACTGGCCCGCGCGATTCGCGCTGAACTTCGTCTCAGTGAATTCTATGTAGCCGACCTCGATGCCATTCTCCACCAGCGGCAGAATCGAGAGCTCTACCAGGGCCTGCTTGCCGAAGGTTTTACATTCCTGCTCGATTGCGGTCTGCGCACTACAGCGGACTGTGAGGACTTACAGGAATATCCGGGCATCAACATCGTGGCTGGCCTGGAGACGCTGGCAGGACCTGAAGAACTGGCTGCACTCGTCGATCAGTGGGGGAGTGAGAGAACGGTCTTCAGTCTCGACCTGAAACAGGGGCAGCCTGTAGTCAGTGCTGCTGCTGGGAACCCGTTTGCGGAGCTTACGAATCCTCTCGATGTGGCAGAGCTGGCGCGGGAACAGGGCGTTTCGCAGATGATCCTGCTCGATCTGGCACAGGTCGGCACCGGTCAGGGGACCGGCACCGAAGAGTTGTGTCAGACGTTACACGCACGATATCCCGAGCTTACGCTGATCACCGGAGGGGGGATTCGTAATGCTGCAGAGCTCCAGGCTCAGGCGGCACTCGGTGCCGAGGGTGTGCTTGTCGCCTCAGCCTTGCATGACGGACGACTGGGGAGAGACACGGTGCTCTCCCTGTCGTGA
- a CDS encoding redoxin domain-containing protein, which produces MSIGRIIFLTGFALLVTFSRSLPAADAPSVELALTFKPIQQDIEIETPEKSEYGRCKVEVEQSKKSSGWIVYGPNGQVLRRFVDTNGDNVVDQWRYFNRGLEVYRDIDANFNNKVDASRWMNLAGTRWGLDKNEDGIIDEWKMISPEEVTRVAISALAKNNTKVFESLLITDDELSASGIKNPFADKIRESTKAASAKIPELLSKSKMLSSDTVWVRFDGAMPGLIPADDVKTDKDLQVFENVMAIVDTKGKSGLVQFGELIRVGDAWRLTQAPLPIEGESIQVTEGGTLMQPVAGASTLPTNSTVGLSKEMQGLLDELQKLDQNGPSPEQGPQAVARYNADRVAIIEKLIAASKNEDERSQWTRQMVDGLAAAVQTVGYKDGLVQLKRIRDEVQKSSQDQDLVAYVTYRTLLADYSTQLQSTQSDKLRDVQTWWLTQLEDFIKKYPNSDDSAEAMLQLAVTQEFSGKVAESKKWYTKLVESHASSEAGTRGAGALRRMNLAGQELELSGKGLAGGGIDAKQYRGKVLLVIFWSSWCKPCTEDLPQIQDLYNKYHSQGFDVLGINLDATPELAETYIKQHKVAWAHIHEEGGLESAPARDFGVISLPTMFLVDKSGKVVNRSATVADVKKALPDLLK; this is translated from the coding sequence ATGTCTATTGGTCGCATAATCTTCCTCACTGGTTTTGCCCTCCTGGTTACATTCTCCCGTTCGCTACCCGCGGCGGATGCCCCCTCTGTTGAACTGGCACTCACCTTCAAGCCAATTCAGCAGGACATCGAAATCGAAACTCCCGAAAAATCGGAATACGGTCGCTGTAAGGTCGAAGTCGAACAGAGCAAGAAGAGCTCTGGCTGGATCGTTTACGGACCGAATGGTCAGGTCCTGCGTCGCTTCGTCGACACCAACGGAGACAACGTCGTCGATCAATGGCGGTATTTCAATCGCGGCCTGGAAGTCTACCGGGACATTGATGCCAACTTTAACAACAAGGTCGACGCGTCGCGCTGGATGAATCTGGCCGGGACCCGCTGGGGCCTCGATAAAAATGAAGACGGAATCATTGATGAATGGAAAATGATTTCACCCGAAGAAGTCACCCGGGTTGCCATCAGCGCACTCGCGAAAAATAACACAAAGGTGTTCGAATCGCTGCTGATCACCGATGACGAGCTGTCTGCGTCCGGGATTAAGAATCCCTTCGCTGACAAGATTCGTGAATCAACCAAAGCTGCTTCCGCGAAGATTCCCGAACTGCTCTCGAAATCAAAAATGCTTTCGTCCGATACGGTCTGGGTTCGCTTCGACGGTGCGATGCCTGGATTGATTCCCGCCGACGATGTAAAAACCGATAAAGACCTGCAGGTCTTTGAAAACGTAATGGCCATTGTCGATACCAAAGGCAAAAGTGGACTTGTGCAGTTCGGTGAACTGATCCGCGTCGGTGATGCCTGGCGTCTGACCCAGGCACCGCTGCCCATCGAAGGTGAATCGATTCAGGTCACCGAAGGGGGCACGCTGATGCAGCCGGTCGCGGGTGCCAGCACACTGCCTACCAACTCAACGGTCGGCCTCTCGAAAGAAATGCAGGGGCTGCTGGACGAATTACAGAAACTGGACCAGAACGGCCCCTCACCCGAGCAGGGTCCGCAAGCCGTCGCCCGCTACAATGCAGATCGGGTGGCGATTATCGAAAAACTGATTGCTGCTTCCAAGAATGAAGACGAACGTTCCCAGTGGACGCGACAGATGGTTGACGGTCTGGCCGCCGCCGTTCAGACGGTAGGCTACAAAGACGGACTGGTACAACTGAAACGGATTCGCGACGAAGTACAGAAATCATCACAGGATCAGGACCTGGTAGCTTACGTCACTTATCGGACCCTGCTCGCTGATTACAGCACCCAGTTACAGAGCACACAGAGCGATAAACTCCGCGATGTGCAGACCTGGTGGCTGACACAGCTCGAAGACTTCATTAAGAAATATCCGAATTCCGATGACTCTGCTGAAGCGATGCTGCAACTGGCAGTCACCCAGGAATTCAGTGGTAAAGTTGCTGAATCCAAGAAATGGTACACGAAACTGGTCGAGTCTCACGCCAGTTCGGAAGCAGGCACCCGTGGTGCAGGCGCTCTGCGACGCATGAACCTGGCTGGCCAGGAACTGGAGCTGTCAGGCAAAGGTCTAGCAGGAGGCGGCATCGATGCCAAACAGTATCGCGGCAAAGTGCTGCTGGTCATCTTCTGGTCCAGCTGGTGTAAACCCTGCACGGAAGACCTGCCTCAGATCCAGGACCTCTACAACAAGTACCACAGCCAGGGCTTTGATGTACTGGGGATTAACCTCGACGCCACCCCGGAACTGGCTGAAACCTATATCAAACAGCACAAAGTGGCCTGGGCTCACATCCATGAAGAGGGTGGCCTGGAAAGTGCCCCTGCCCGGGACTTTGGTGTGATCTCCCTGCCGACCATGTTCCTCGTGGACAAGTCGGGTAAGGTCGTCAACCGCAGTGCCACCGTGGCTGATGTCAAGAAAGCCCTGCCCGATCTGCTGAAGTAG
- the amrB gene encoding AmmeMemoRadiSam system protein B — translation MQSFLKQHPLPSSSSEQQKGSTSMQSDSTTARIELSPEHHQRLLQKAAAVVVGTATRTVPAEIALEELETMVINGAFVSLKRQGQLRSCCGNFGQPLPLGQALHQAAIRAAKDDPRFPPISPSEIEQLDVEVWLLSDLELVEEQGLDRLKAVQVGLHGLQIRADGRSGLLLPGVPLDHGWSEEEFLNQTCIKAGLPPTAWKDPGTTLLRYQGVSCKARLVEMLEAPLEKAAPQILSHREFAQYQQYIQSTIEALRLGQVPSYYCPQVSDANIQGVALILIHGSSSEELVLSKWALKQSFPMQSTIFSMCQQLAQIIARQNLRPGEFQVKLVLATDPALHGPVEGLNLENFDSRNRSLLVMEGQKTGWFYQREETAAEIIARAQESLSLMQLETAQVASMATQSAVSRFEIINRPRAELGTEIRPTGVAGTFYPADLESVEMQLDELFRDEAEPQTWAAAMVPHAGWKYSGKIAAEVLQRIKLPSTIIVIGPKHTREGVEWAVAPHKVWQLPNGNLEADVTLARRLAEEIPGLELDAAAHRSEHAIEVELPLIKRLAPDSHVVGIAIGGGNLQQCDEFAAGLARVIEQLDEPPLLLISSDMNHFATDAENRRLDQLALEKMDALDPDGLLETVRAQHISMCGVLPAVIVMKTLQKMGKLSQVERVGYATSGDVTGDRSRVVGYAGLLIN, via the coding sequence ATGCAGTCATTTTTGAAACAGCATCCACTTCCTTCCTCTTCCAGCGAACAGCAGAAAGGTTCTACGTCGATGCAAAGCGATTCCACGACTGCCAGGATCGAACTTTCTCCCGAACATCATCAGAGACTGCTGCAGAAAGCGGCTGCGGTGGTAGTGGGAACAGCGACCCGCACCGTGCCGGCCGAGATCGCTTTGGAAGAACTGGAAACCATGGTCATCAACGGCGCATTTGTCAGCCTCAAACGACAAGGACAGCTCCGTTCCTGTTGTGGTAACTTCGGTCAGCCTCTTCCATTGGGACAGGCGCTCCATCAGGCAGCCATCCGCGCCGCGAAAGACGACCCGCGGTTTCCCCCTATCTCACCAAGTGAAATCGAACAACTGGACGTCGAAGTCTGGCTGCTCTCCGATCTCGAACTGGTAGAAGAACAGGGCCTCGATCGTTTGAAAGCGGTTCAGGTCGGCCTGCATGGACTGCAGATTCGCGCCGATGGCCGCAGCGGATTATTACTGCCCGGGGTGCCATTGGATCATGGCTGGAGTGAAGAGGAATTTCTGAATCAGACCTGCATCAAAGCGGGGCTCCCTCCGACCGCATGGAAAGATCCAGGGACCACCCTGCTCCGCTATCAGGGCGTTTCCTGTAAAGCCAGGCTGGTCGAGATGCTGGAAGCGCCGCTGGAGAAAGCGGCGCCGCAGATTCTGAGTCACCGCGAGTTCGCTCAGTATCAGCAGTACATCCAGTCAACGATCGAAGCATTACGATTGGGACAGGTTCCTTCCTACTATTGCCCGCAAGTCTCGGATGCCAATATTCAGGGAGTGGCCCTGATTCTGATTCACGGCAGTTCTTCGGAAGAGCTGGTGCTCTCTAAATGGGCGTTGAAGCAGTCGTTCCCGATGCAGTCGACCATCTTCTCCATGTGCCAGCAACTCGCACAGATCATTGCCCGACAGAATTTGAGGCCGGGTGAATTCCAGGTCAAACTGGTACTGGCGACCGATCCCGCCCTGCATGGCCCGGTCGAAGGACTTAATCTGGAGAACTTCGATTCCCGCAACCGCAGTCTGCTCGTGATGGAAGGTCAGAAAACGGGCTGGTTCTATCAGCGGGAAGAGACCGCAGCCGAAATCATCGCCCGGGCCCAAGAGTCACTGTCGCTGATGCAGTTGGAAACAGCCCAGGTCGCCAGCATGGCCACTCAGTCCGCTGTGTCCCGGTTTGAGATCATCAATCGCCCCCGGGCAGAACTGGGCACGGAAATCCGCCCCACGGGCGTAGCAGGCACGTTTTACCCTGCTGACCTTGAGAGCGTGGAAATGCAGCTGGACGAACTGTTTCGTGATGAAGCGGAACCTCAGACGTGGGCTGCAGCCATGGTGCCTCATGCAGGCTGGAAGTACTCCGGCAAGATCGCTGCTGAGGTTCTACAGCGAATCAAACTGCCTTCCACGATCATCGTGATCGGCCCCAAGCACACGCGGGAGGGTGTGGAATGGGCGGTGGCCCCTCACAAGGTCTGGCAGCTGCCTAATGGAAACCTCGAAGCAGACGTCACTCTCGCACGCCGACTGGCTGAGGAGATCCCCGGGCTGGAACTCGATGCTGCCGCACATCGGAGTGAGCATGCCATCGAAGTCGAACTCCCCTTGATCAAACGTCTGGCCCCCGATTCCCACGTCGTCGGCATCGCCATCGGTGGAGGAAACCTGCAGCAATGCGACGAATTCGCAGCGGGGCTGGCTCGGGTCATCGAACAACTGGACGAACCGCCTCTGCTGCTCATCTCCAGCGATATGAATCACTTCGCCACGGATGCCGAAAACCGTCGACTGGATCAACTGGCCCTGGAAAAGATGGACGCCCTTGACCCTGATGGTCTGCTGGAGACGGTGCGGGCACAGCATATTTCCATGTGTGGTGTGCTGCCCGCTGTGATTGTGATGAAGACCCTCCAGAAAATGGGCAAGCTGAGTCAGGTAGAGCGAGTGGGTTATGCAACTTCGGGCGATGTGACCGGCGATCGATCGCGGGTCGTCGGATATGCAGGCCTCTTGATCAACTGA